The Candidatus Binataceae bacterium genomic interval GTCAGGTCTGAGACGGCGAAGGCGGTCGTCGACCCTGTCTCAATCCGCCCGCGAAAGCTACGTGAGCTGCGAGACGCCCGCGTCTGCATTTAGACCGGGCCGCCCGCCTTTCGCCTCTCCAGTGCTTCTGCGAAACTGTCTAAGTGGCTCGCCAGATATCAGCCGAATCGGTCCTTGAAGCACTCGCGCAAATAAACTATCCGGGATATTCCACTGGTCTTGTAGCCCTCGGCGTGATCGAGGAAGTCGTGCCCAAACCCGACGGCGCCGTCTCGATCCTGGTACGCCAGGCAACCGAGCGCGACGAAGTGATGCAGGGCATCGCCGACGAAATCCACCAGGTACTGACTCACCGTCTTGGCATTAAGAACGTGGAACTCCGGGTCCGCAAGCTCGAAGCGGAGCTCGGGGAGAAAACCGGCCGGGTTCACCTCGAAGGCACCAAGCACATCATCGCGGTCGCGAGCGGAAAGGGCGGGGTAGGCAAATCCACCGTCGCAGCCAACCTTGCCTGCGCGCTTGCGCAACTCGGCCTCAGTGTCGGGCTCCTCGATGCCGACATCTATGGTCCTTCCGTGCCGATGATGTTTGGTATCGGCGATGAGCGTCCCAAGTCCGCGGGCGGGCAGAATTTTTACCCCATCGAAAAATATGGGGTTAAGCTGGTGTCGATCGGATTCTTTCTAGGCGAACGTGCGCCGGTTATCTGGCGCGGACCGATGGTGATGGGTGCCGTGCGCCAGTTCCTCAAAGACGCGCTGTGGGGCACCCAGGACTTTCTGGTGGTCGATTTGCCACCTGGGACCGGTGATGCGCAATTGACGCTCGCTCAGCAGGTGGCCGTGGATGGAGTCGTGATCGTGACTACGCCACAGGAAGTGGCGCTCCTCGATGCCTTCCGGGCGGTGCGAATGTTCCGGCAGGTGCATTGTCCCCTGCTCGGGGTCGTCGAAAACATGAGCTACTTCGTCTGTCCTGATTGCGGCGAGCGCGACGAACTTTTCGGACGCGGTGGGGGCGAGGCGATGGCCATTCAGGAACATACGGACCTGCTCACACGGATACCAATTCAAATCGAACTGCGGCGGGCCGGCGATGAAGGTATGCCACTGGTGATAAAGGACCCGTCGCACCCCGTGAGCGTCGCCTTTAAGGAACTCGCCAAACGCATCGTCGCCGCGATGACTGCGTAGGCGCAGGCAGATACTTGCTAGGGTCGGAGTCCGCCGATATTCTTCCCGTTCAAATCGAGGCAAGACGCCGACTCTTGCCACGCAGGCTGCAGCCCGCGTGAGGTCCGGAGAACCGTTGGAATATGTCTACGCTGATTACTGAAGAGTGCATCAACTGCGGCGCGTGCGAACCCGAGTGCCCAAACACCGCCATCTATGAGGGAGGCGCGCCGTGGGAACTTGACGGGGCGACCAATCCCGCGATCAAAGATGACATCTACTATATAGCTCCCCAAAAATGCACCGAGTGCGTTGGCTTCTTCGATCAGGAACAATGCGCGGCGGTTTGTCCGGTAGACTGCTGTATTCCCGACCCAAATATTCCCGAGAGCGAGGAAGTTCTCCTGGAACGCGCCCGGAGAATGCATCCCGACCAGAGCTTCGGAGCCGATTTTCCCTCCCGTTTTAAGAAAGGTTAATTCTTATTTACCGATCGCACAGAACGAGGGCTTCAGCTTCCATTCTACCAGTGTCATCGGGAATTTATTTTGCCGGATTCTTCGCCAGTGACGCTCGAACTTCACGACTGTCTCCGAACCACGAGGGCACGCTGACGCGTCTTCACTTTGCCAACGAAGCCGCTTGCGCAAAATCCAGCACGGCAGGCCCTTCTCATTGGTCCCTTCTGCCGTCAACCGATACGCACATCGCTCCCAAAAGCGCCGCGACCGAAGCCGTACCCGCTGAACCACGACCTCCACTTCCGTCCAACTCTCGGAAGATAGGACGTTCTCGATAGTGCCCGCGGCCTCGCGACCGAAGCCCTTCCCCTGCCAGGCGCGATGAAGAATCAGGAGACCGAGCGCCGCGTAGTCACCACGGGGATGGGGCGCCAGTAGGTCCGCAATACCGATCAATTTTCCGCTTTCCCGAAGCCTCACCGCTAGGAACCGTTGATTTTCTCGCGCTTGCCCGGTGAGTAGCGGCCATCGGCTTACTTCCTCGACAGAATAATCAGAGCGGTCCTCCGAGCCTTCCGAGTCGCGAACGAAATCTGGATTGCTGTTGAAGATCGCTTGCACTTCCCTCGGCTGCAGAATCCCTTTCTACCCTCGAGATTGTAAGATGCTGTGTACAAATGTTCACGGTGACTTGCTTTCTTCTCTGATATCTAATTAGATCGATATCTAATTAGATATCAGAAAACAAGTGACGGATCACGACACCACCGCTCTCCTCAGGCACTTCAAGGCGCTGGGCAATGAAAGCCGTCTCAAGCTGGTCGGTCTCATCGCCGATCGCGAGCGCAATGTGCAAGAACTGGCGGCACTGCTTGCCCTCAAGGAACCGACCGTCTCGCATCATCTTGCGATCTTGAAAAATGCGGGTCTTCTGGCCATGCGCGTCGAAGGCAACACGCACTGGTATCGGCTCGACCTCGATGCGCTCCGGCGCATCAACCGGTCGGTCTTCTCCGCAGATTTGTCCAGGGTCCCATACGAAGTCGATGGCCAAGTGTGGGAGCGTGAAATCCTGCGCAACTTTATTGAAGACGATCGGCTTACCAAAATTCCCGACACCCGCAAGAAGCGATGGGTGGTGCTCAAATGGCTCACCCGCCGTTTCGCACTCGACACGCGCTACAGCGAAGCGGAGGTCAATGCCGTCCTCAAACGGCATCATCCCGACGCCGCAACCTTGCGCCGCGAGTTGATTGGCTACCGGATGCTGGAACGGAACAAAGGAATCTACCGGCGAACCCCAGAATCAGGCTGGAAAGCCTTCTAGTCCGAGTACCAGCCGGGGACGACCTTGGCGGCCGTAAGTTAGGCTTTTCGTGAAATCGGCGGACGCAATTTCCAAATCGCCGTTGGCGAATTTGCTCTCCGCCTAATACAATTCCACGAGCGTGTCACGGCTTACTGACAAAACCGTCGTGCTCGGCGTGGGAGGCGGTATCGC includes:
- a CDS encoding Mrp/NBP35 family ATP-binding protein, whose translation is MARQISAESVLEALAQINYPGYSTGLVALGVIEEVVPKPDGAVSILVRQATERDEVMQGIADEIHQVLTHRLGIKNVELRVRKLEAELGEKTGRVHLEGTKHIIAVASGKGGVGKSTVAANLACALAQLGLSVGLLDADIYGPSVPMMFGIGDERPKSAGGQNFYPIEKYGVKLVSIGFFLGERAPVIWRGPMVMGAVRQFLKDALWGTQDFLVVDLPPGTGDAQLTLAQQVAVDGVVIVTTPQEVALLDAFRAVRMFRQVHCPLLGVVENMSYFVCPDCGERDELFGRGGGEAMAIQEHTDLLTRIPIQIELRRAGDEGMPLVIKDPSHPVSVAFKELAKRIVAAMTA
- a CDS encoding YfhL family 4Fe-4S dicluster ferredoxin, whose amino-acid sequence is MSTLITEECINCGACEPECPNTAIYEGGAPWELDGATNPAIKDDIYYIAPQKCTECVGFFDQEQCAAVCPVDCCIPDPNIPESEEVLLERARRMHPDQSFGADFPSRFKKG
- a CDS encoding metalloregulator ArsR/SmtB family transcription factor, encoding MTDHDTTALLRHFKALGNESRLKLVGLIADRERNVQELAALLALKEPTVSHHLAILKNAGLLAMRVEGNTHWYRLDLDALRRINRSVFSADLSRVPYEVDGQVWEREILRNFIEDDRLTKIPDTRKKRWVVLKWLTRRFALDTRYSEAEVNAVLKRHHPDAATLRRELIGYRMLERNKGIYRRTPESGWKAF